The Paenibacillus amylolyticus genome contains the following window.
CGATACCCACAACGGCTGCCAGATAGATGACGGCATAGTATCCAATATTCTTCCATGTGTTCACCAGTGGCAAAATATACGGCCAATACTTCGGCTCCGAATACCAGTCAATCGGCTGACCGCCGAACATCTGCAGAATCGTTGAGTTCATGAACCCTGAATCCTTGCCCAGGAACGCCAGTACCAGATAACTGACCACAATCATGGACAGGAAATATGGCAATAGCATTAGTGATTGATATAACTTGGACATTGCCTTGTTCTTCACTTCATTAAGCAGAATAGCAAGCCCAACACCAACGAAGAGATTCAGTGCAATAAATACGGTGTTATACGCGAGGGTATTCCGGGTAATTTCCCATGCATCACTGGTTGAGAACAAATATTTGAAATTGTCCCAACCACTCCATGGGCTCCCCCAAATACCATCAGCATAGTTTACATTTTTGAATGCGATCAGAACGCCGAACATCGGCATATAGTTGTTCACCAGCAGAAACAGGACCCCTGGCAAGAACATGAGATACAGCACCTTAAATTTGCCAAGGTTGTGCCACACAGACTTGCGCTTTCGGACTGATCTTTCCGGTATTTCCAATATTCGTACTCCCTTACCCGCCTGGGGTTGTGTCTTCATAACGTGTTCTCCCTCACTCCTCTTGAATTCTTCCTCAGGATGAAGCTCCGTTGCGGCTCCTGTGGTTCAAGTATACGGCGGGGCGAGTAAGTCCTCTATCTGCTGTGGTGACCTATTGACTTATCAAATTATGACATCCGAAAAAAAGCAAAAGGCGCAGCATGCTGCGCCCTGAGCTATACAGTACGTGACTGTTTACGAAACTCCTGTGGTGTTATGCCCGTGCACT
Protein-coding sequences here:
- a CDS encoding ABC transporter permease subunit, which encodes MKTQPQAGKGVRILEIPERSVRKRKSVWHNLGKFKVLYLMFLPGVLFLLVNNYMPMFGVLIAFKNVNYADGIWGSPWSGWDNFKYLFSTSDAWEITRNTLAYNTVFIALNLFVGVGLAILLNEVKNKAMSKLYQSLMLLPYFLSMIVVSYLVLAFLGKDSGFMNSTILQMFGGQPIDWYSEPKYWPYILPLVNTWKNIGYYAVIYLAAVVGIDEEYYEAAVLDGATKWHQIRFITIPFLVPLIVIMTLLQIGRIFYADFSLFYQVPLESGALFPVTNVLDTYVYRTFLIGGDIGMSSAAGLYQAIVGFVLVLVSNTIVRRIDKDNALF